A window of Hordeum vulgare subsp. vulgare chromosome 5H, MorexV3_pseudomolecules_assembly, whole genome shotgun sequence genomic DNA:
TACTGATTTAAGAAATCTCACCTGTCAAATTCTCACAATTGGAGCAACGAAGTAGAGGAGGCAGCGCTATTCAGAGAAAAGATGTTCAGGAGGCAGAGGTGCTCGCGGGAGAAGATGTACCGACGCTCTGCTGCTTCTGGTGGAGGACGTACAGGAGGCGGACCTGCTTGGTGCTCGGGTTAAGCTTGTGGGGAGGACGGAGGAGGAAGCTCGCAATCTGGAATGGGGGCGTGGTAGGGGGACGAAGGCGGCCGCGATCTGGACTGGTTGGcggcactgctccagagtggttggGGGCGACGACGACACTGCTCGGGGTGGAGGGCGACGGTGGGATGgttggggcggcggtggggggACGAAGGCGGCTGCGATCTGGACTGGTTGGTGGCACCGCTCCGGAGTGGTTGGGGGCGACAACGGCACTGCTCGGGGTGGAGGGCGACGGTGGGATGGTtgagggtggtcgcgccgtggggGGAGGGCTGGTACCGTGGGGGGCGGCCATGGTATGgttgggggcggcggcggcggctgcgatCTGATGGAGGGCACGGGGGATTTGGGCGTCGATTTGGGGGCGGCGATGCTGctatctttttttccttttttttttagaCAATGGCGATGCTGAGGGCCAGTTCGCGCGTTCTTTTGGCCAAAAATTTGGTCACTCGCGCGCTTTCCCACCGCGCGTTTAGGCCTCATACAAAGTTTTCGGTCTCGCGCCAAAGACGATCCCGGTAGAATATGGGCCTTGATTTAGTTGTCTCGGCAAATAACGAGCCTTAATGTGTACCGGCAGTGCGCGTGTCATTGTTGTTGAAGTTCTCCCGGCAGTTCTTTTGCCATAAGTCATTTGTGCCGGCAGAAACAAATGTTCCGGCAATAGTTTTGCCCTTGACCAGGTATTTCTCCCGGCAGTTAATTGCCCCCAATCAAGTGTTGTGGTGTAGTGATTGATCgaaaactcacatacatgtgtggatacatagacaacgttGTTTTTATATTGAGCCTCTAATAGACTAGTTCATTGATAAAAAATgattaaggttttctaaccatagacatgagttgtcatttgataacgggatcatgtaattaggaaaatgatgtgatggacaagacccaactgtaagcatatcatttgattgtatcacttagtttattgctactcatttcttcatgtcaagtatcttttcttaagaccatgagatcgtgtaacTCAGTGACATAGTAGaaatgtcttgtgtgtatcaaacttcacttcGTAATTGGGTGATCACAAAGGtgatctacatgtatctctgaggATGTCTATTGGGTTGACATAGATTGAGACTAGAAtttatcactccgtatgacagagtggTATCTCTGTGCTCTCTCGGTAATCCAACATCataataagcttgcaagcaatgtgactaaggagttggtcatgggatcttgtattacaaaacgagtaaagggacttgcggcaacgagattgaactaggtatgcagataccgacgaccgaatctcacgCAATTAACATACCGATTGTCGTCGTTTTGTCACAAcacatgccatggggtggcttatcgAGTGTGGTTGGGGCCGAAGAGCGTAGTCGGGCTTCGTACGTGGGATTGGGGACAAGCGATGCGAGACACACGATGTATCCCGGTTCAGGTCCCTtcatgggaggtaacacccctagtcgtGCCTCATCTAGTATGTGGTGGACAAGTAGtacaatggtgctccttgagttgtttgccaaaggaggaagaaggggctaGCTTGCTCTCCTTCTACATCTCCTTGTGGATGATATGGTGTGGCCTAGTGTGTGAGTATTCATCCTCCCGAACTAGGAGGGGACTCGGGGTTTTATAGGTCAACCCCCTGCTTACAATATGCCAAGATAGCTAGAGCGGCCCCCGGCCGACAACCTCACTGGTTGGCGGTGGGGACCGCTGGCTGCAAGGACTTGTTGTCGGTAGAGCCCGCCGGCTGCCAAGTCCCATCGCGGGTGGTTCACGTCACCCGGAGCCACTATAGACATGCTTTACCGATGTCATGGAGTAGGTGAGCGCACGTCGGCTACAGGGCTAGTCCGCTTGGTCAGGGTCAGGGGTACTCGTGGCACCATCGCTTCATCTTGGTCACGTCAGTGAGTCCTGTAGCCATCCTCACTCTGCCAATGACCCCTGTAACCATGCGGGTCTCGCTCGGGAGGTCGTGTCTTGTTGTTGCATCTCAATACGGGCAGATGGGACGGGTGCTGACCCACTGGATGCTGCCATGGACGGCTGGAGGGAACGAACACCGACCAACTGGCCCGTGGTCCGAGGAGCCAGCCATCGAGGGTAGTCGGTCGGGCGACAAAAACGCACGGAGGAGGCCAGCGGGGCCCAATGTTTTGGAAGCGGCGCTTCCCTTGCTTTGGTATGCCCATGTGTTATATCCCCATAAGTACCCCTGAAGCCGATGGGTGTCAGAGATCTTCAACGAAGGGGACGAGCGGATTTTCTCCCTCTTCGAGAAGCGTACGTCGTTGAAGTCGATGGGCTCGTCGGTGCCTTGTTGACGAAACATTGGGCGCGGGCAGACGTCTCGGTCAGTCGACTATTCTTCGGCTGACCGCACCCGACGCCTGGGGTTCCGCGACGCCATTTCGGGCCTGACGCTGACCTATATGCACCAAGTGTGGCCCATCGACGGGGAGGGCCCCGCCACCACGCACGCGATGGGACGCAGGTGCATGCCTAGCCCGCCAGGCCTCGGCCTGCAGGCAGGATCCTGTATGGGCGTGGACCGTCGGTTGGGGTTCCATGCGTAATAAATATGCCCCCGCGCTACCTCGTCTCCGGCCATGGTCTCGGGGAAGAGCGCTCGCTTGGGGTTGGCGGGCGAGATGTCGGCGGCTTATCCGAACGTTGTGGAGAAGGCTTCTCACCATAGTGCTGCTCGTAACCTTGACCCAGGTCCGTATTCACGCCCCCCCCCATGATCGGCTTCCTTAGTTGACGAGGATTTATCCTCCTTCTCTGTGCTGGCTAGTGTGCCTCTGGGACGCTTGGCCAAAGTTGCGATGGATTCTGCGGTCGTGTTTCACGGCGAAAAAGGTCCCGCCTTAGAACAAATTGTGGCGATTCAAGCGAAGGATATGCTCAGGGGTTCGCTAGCCGTAGCCCGGATGCGAGCTGCGTTTGCATCTGAGGGGGACCCCTCGCTTGGCCCGTGTCCCTTCTCGTGGTATGTTGTCTCCTCTAGCTCCTGAGGATGTTTGTGGTCATACGTGTGCCCGAACTGCGCTCCTTCACTGTGCTCTCAGCGCATCCTCCACCATGGGGTCCAGGGTGGACCCCCTAGTTGACCGATGGGTGCCCCGTTCTGCAACCTGCGGGGCTTCGGCAATGACGGCTGCCGCACGCAATTATTCGGGTACATGCATGTCGAGAATATTGATAACATTGCAATTCAGGAGACTCCGTATTCATAGCTCGCTGACCGAACTCGAGCGCCTTAGTTCTCACCTCTTCGCATGGCACAGTTGCCATCTAGTGGAGTGGTCGGTCACTCCGGTGGTATCCTTCTAGGTGTGAAGGATGCCACCTTTGAGGTTGGTTCTATGGATCGTGGGGAATTCTTCGTGACTATGAAAACCTGGGAGAGGGCGATCAACTTCAAATGGTAAGTTATCGTGGTTTATGGCCCCACAGATCACACACGACCCCACGCTTTCCTCACCGAGATTCACTCTAAGGTCTCGGCGGCGATGCTCCCAGTCGTCATTGGTGGGGACTTTAACCTCTTCCGCTCCCTAACTGACAAAAATAATACTCGGTTGGATCTGGCAGGCATGCCGCGCTTTAATGATTGGATCGCTGACCTCGGCCTCCATGAGGTAGATAGAGTTAGCGCCCGATTCACCTGGACGAACCGATAGTTAGACCCCACCATGAGTGTGCTCGATCGGGTTTTCATGTTCCTAGAGTGGGAGTTGCGGTT
This region includes:
- the LOC123396593 gene encoding protein TRACHEARY ELEMENT DIFFERENTIATION-RELATED 7A-like codes for the protein MAGSSDHGPVGRCSFPPAVHGSIQWQHRRPQIDAQIPRALHQIAAAAAAPNHTMAAPHGTSPPPTARPPSTIPPSPSTPSSAVVAPNHSGAVPPTSPDRSRLRPPTAAPTIPPSPSTPSSVVVAPNHSGAVPPTSPDRGRLRPPTTPPFQIASFLLRPPHKLNPSTKQVRLLYVLHQKQQSVGTSSPASTSAS